The window tttcTGAGGTTGTTGATTGAGACTTTAATTGATTTgtcatgtaattgttataaaccaaATCTCAAAATGATTAtctggaatttcaaatagcaaaaagtgagtagatatgagttaggccCCATGAAGTTTATATAAAACATGAAACATCTAGTTTAATTAGTcttgtagttacttttttagctctGTGCAAAcccacatttttaaatattttggacTCGTAtttcttaggggtgagcaatatagcatatcatgttcaattgttaaagatcaaatcatgtCTTCGATATTCTGGATTATGAAAAAACattcttgttctagtcccgttaatcagatattagttttcaccgtatcgcgtcggattatccggttcagaatttattatattttattagtttaatatgtaattaattaattaatttaattgtaatttgaatcattttatataactagtatgttatatattgatggatggcatattaaaattatagtttcaagactttaatatatataacttacttctctgtgttattttattttaaccaacTAAAATCtataactcaattctttttagtaggtctcgtaaacgcgttttattattatttggttgacttttgattaacaatatagaatttccctaagttcaccttcatatcacaagttataataattcaaattcatgtatcatcaaaattacatcatttagatatattttataacatcaaatttgatgtctttctcactattcttatatctataattttctttaaaaaaagatttagttacacgttgaattttgaattcataagtttaaaattaaaagtaatctaaataagaatattctttcagttacCTTATTTCATGctctccaaaatattgtaatctctttataaatcaccttttataattaaaataaatcaatatgacatagtccatgttgaaagtccatcaaatttcctttcaaagatgctcactGAAATctcagtttttgtgcttatttatCACATCCATGACTTAGAATTtctataaatattgtattggtgctcatttaaactattaagttagatttgaatttgttcatttttattcgaatataaattatatatatttacaaatcGGAATCATGGTATGGGTCCGATTATTcagattctttttcaattttaaatttatttacgtaaataattaatttatagatattaatttatcatgaaaatattatgtgagacttaactgaaataataacttatctccAATAAAgtaagatattgaaaagaatataaatataacaattttaatGTATGtagttaatgcttttgaataacaaCTTAATTGATTGTGTAACTCAAGTGGTTTAAGTGGTATATTTATATTGGGGAGGTCTTGGTTTCGAGTCTTATCTCtgttgggctattatatataaaaaagtagattgtttatttatatagtAAAGTAAACAAGAAGTCGACTTAAAACCAATATAGTAAAGTAAACAAGAAGTCGACTTAAAACCAAAAATACGCTAGAAAATGACTATCATAATAAGTCATAATTTTAAGTTTATTGGTCCCTCTAAATCATAGTGCACAAGTTGATTACTCTTACTGCAATATGGCCCATCAACTTTCTTCATTGCCGACTAAAATGTCTATATATGGATTCTTGCATCTTCATTTCTACACCGACAACATACAAAACATTGTTGTATAGCATATCTCAATCATCTcatctctctcatttctctctcgCTACACATCTGCAACCACACTAGTTCCCGGAAATATGgattttaatttagttatgaTCGGTGTCTTGTGCATACTTCTTGCTTTCACTTTCCTCTCAATTCGAAGAATTAGAGACAAAGCTGCTCAAAAATTACCACCAGGACCTTACCCCTTGCCGATTATTGGAAACATACACAAACTCGGAGAGCACCCCCACAAATCCTTAACCAAACTCGCTCAAGTTTACGGCCCAATCATGCGTTTAAAACTAGGCCACATGACTTCCATAGTCATTTCTTCATCAAGCACGGCTCGACAAGTCCTCCGAAAGCAAGACATCGCCTTCTCCAATCGGCCTCACCCCGATGCCATACGCGCTCTCGACCATAACAAGTACTCTGCTGTATGGTTGCCTGTTGGGACTCGCTGGAGGAGCCTAAGAAAAATTATGGGCTCGAATATTTTTACGGCTACCAAACTTGATGCTAATCAGCATCTGCGGAGCCAGAAGATGCATGATCTTATTAGGTACTGTGAGAAGTGTAGTCAGCGTGGGGAAGCGGTAGATATTGGTGGCGCTGCGTTTCTGACTTCGCTTAATCTTATGTCGAATACTATATTTTCCAAGGATATGGTAGATTCTTATGAGGATGCAGAGGGTAAAGTGTTCAGGGACTTGGTGTGGAATACTATGGTTGAGATTGGCAAGCCTAATTTGGTGGATTACTTTCCTGTTCTTCGGTGGATGGATCCGCAGGGTATAAAGCGGCGATTGGGTTCTCATTTTGCGAACCTGATCAAGTTCTTTGATGTTATGGTGGATGAGCGTTTGGAGCAGAGGAGGCCAGGATATCGCGGTGAAAACAAAAGTTCAGTGGATGTGCTTGACGAACTTCTGAAATTACAAGAATCAAACGAGATTGATAAATCACACATCCAACACATGTTTGTGGTAAGTCATGGATCATTTTTTTTACCTATTCaacaaatttaatatgaaattCAGTATCGTTAAAACAAAATTGCAGGATTTATTTGGTGCAGGAACAGATACATCTTCAAGTACAGTGGAATGGGCGATGTCTGAAATATTAAGGAATCGGGGAACAATATTGGTGAAGGCCAAAGCTGAGCTTGACCGAGTGATTGGAAAAGGCAAGATCATAGAAGAAGCAGATGTTTCTAGTTTGGATTATCTGAGATGTATTGTGAAAGAAACTCTGAGGTTACACCCACCAGCCCCCTTGTTGGTACCGCGCCAAGTGCAAGAGGAAGTTGAACTCTGTGGCTACACTGTTCCAAAGAATTCACAAGTGCTGGTCAATGCATGGGCTATTGGACGTGATCCTATGTTATGGGAAGATCCCTTGTCTTTTCAACCGGAGAGGTTCATGAACTCTGAAATTGATGTCAATGGTCATGGTTACGAGCTGATTCCATTTGGTGGAGGACGAAGGATATGTCCTGGAATGCCATTGGCCATGAGGATGGTGCCAATTATGTTAGGCTCCCTCTTAAATTGTTTTGAATGGGAACTTGAAGGTGGGATTGCACCAGAGGATTTAAACATGGAGGATAAGTTTGGGCTCACCTTAGCAAAGCTTTATCCACTTCGTCTTGTAGCAACTCCAGTTGTTCCCTAAGATTGTTGAGGCGATGAGCTCATGCAGTTGGGTTTTAATTTTATAGTAGAATCATATTAATGTATGTTATCTCAAGAACAAAAACTTATTATTGAATCAGGAGTTAATTGGAAATTGCATCCATGTACTTGGGGTCAAACTCACTTTAATATACATACTCTGGAAAATTACATTTGGCAACCCGGTATACACATTTTCCGTTAAAGGTTAAATTTAAGGGCAGTTGTGccattaaaaaaacacaaacctAATAATTATCGGTTAATCCTACGTAACAATGTGGAATGACCTGACCTTTCAAGAATTTTCCTCTGAAAATCAAGGTTTGCACCTGTAGAGTTACTAGTAAGCGTGGATTTCTCCATAAAAGTTTGCCTTGTACATTTCCGCTCCTCTTGAGGTTTATAGCACGAGTTCACAAGATACAGGGGTGAGGACGGGTAAGAAAGAAAATAGAGGGGTTATAGAAAGACTAGAGTTATGCACGCTCACATACACAATGCTCTCCCATCTTTTCTGAATAAGATAAACTAATTTAAGAGGAAATTAACAACTAATTAGAGTTCATACATACTGAATTAGGACAGATACAATCATATATGAGTTTTCCCAATTTATCTCGACTTAATTAACATTAACGTAAATTTTTAACGGAACTGGGTGAAAAGGTTGTATACTGTGTTTACTGTCACACACAAAATAGCAAGTGGATGTGAAATGCAGTCCACAAGTTGGATTACTCCTCCTGCACTAATTATCAACGCTCTTCGTTGTCAGCTACTGTAATCTCTTCTCTCTCGGTACACTTCTCCCACTGCGATTCCCCCGGGATATATGATTCAAATATAGCAATGATCAGTACGTGGTTCATACTGCTTGCTTTTACTCTCCTCTGGATTCGAAGAAATAGAAACAAAGCTTCTCAGAAACTTCCACCAGGACCTTATCCCTTGCCCATTATCGGAAATATACACAAACTAGGCAAGCGTCCCCATATATCCTTAGCCAGCCTTGCTCAAGTTTACGGCCCAATCATGCGACTTAAACTAGGCTGCATGACTACCATAGTCATTTCTTCATCAAGCACAGCCAGGCAAGTCCTCCGAAAGCAAGACGTTGCCTTCTCTAATCGGCCTCTTCCTGATGCCATACGCGCTCTAGACCATAATAAGTACTCAGCAGTATGGTTGCCTGTTGGCAATCTGTGGAGAAGCCTGAGAAAAATTATGAGCACAAATATGTTTACACCTAACAAGCTCGATTCAAA of the Daucus carota subsp. sativus chromosome 4, DH1 v3.0, whole genome shotgun sequence genome contains:
- the LOC108216389 gene encoding geraniol 8-hydroxylase; protein product: MDFNLVMIGVLCILLAFTFLSIRRIRDKAAQKLPPGPYPLPIIGNIHKLGEHPHKSLTKLAQVYGPIMRLKLGHMTSIVISSSSTARQVLRKQDIAFSNRPHPDAIRALDHNKYSAVWLPVGTRWRSLRKIMGSNIFTATKLDANQHLRSQKMHDLIRYCEKCSQRGEAVDIGGAAFLTSLNLMSNTIFSKDMVDSYEDAEGKVFRDLVWNTMVEIGKPNLVDYFPVLRWMDPQGIKRRLGSHFANLIKFFDVMVDERLEQRRPGYRGENKSSVDVLDELLKLQESNEIDKSHIQHMFVDLFGAGTDTSSSTVEWAMSEILRNRGTILVKAKAELDRVIGKGKIIEEADVSSLDYLRCIVKETLRLHPPAPLLVPRQVQEEVELCGYTVPKNSQVLVNAWAIGRDPMLWEDPLSFQPERFMNSEIDVNGHGYELIPFGGGRRICPGMPLAMRMVPIMLGSLLNCFEWELEGGIAPEDLNMEDKFGLTLAKLYPLRLVATPVVP